One window of the Gambusia affinis linkage group LG01, SWU_Gaff_1.0, whole genome shotgun sequence genome contains the following:
- the LOC122835844 gene encoding ladderlectin-like, translated as MAAGLVFTLLLGLSFGLWDGADAYQMEVADCNECSPGWAWCDGRCFLYVKKKMTWAKAERFCLSLDGHLASLTSTNDYNFIREYIYNTTKQHTETWVGGHDSVEHDYWMWSDGSRFVFHNWGLSEPNNFGGNEKCMNINVEGNDHVNDDTCSKKFSFVCAKPL; from the exons ATGGCTGCAGGTCTTGTCTTCACTCTGCTTCTTGGTCTGAGCTTTGGACTCTGGGATGGAGCTGAT GCATATCAAATGGAAG TTGCCGACTGTAACGAGTGTTCTCCTGGTTGGGCTTGGTGTGACGGTCGATGTTTcctgtatgtaaaaaaaaaaatgacatgggCTAAAGCTGAG agattCTGCCTCTCATTGGATGGACATCTGGCCTCATTGACCAGTACAAATGACTACAACTTCATCAGAGAGTATATCTACAATACAACTAAACAACACACAGAAACTTGGGTTGGAGGTCATGATTCAGTAGAG CATGACTACTGGATGTGGAGTGATGGTTCCAGGTTTGTGTTTCATAACTGGGGCCTCAGTGAGCCAAACAACTTTGGTGGAAACGAAAAATGCATGAACATCAATGTGGAAG GAAACGACCATGTGAATGATGATACCTGTTCCAAGAAGTTTTCCTTCGTCTGTGCCAAACCCCTGTAA
- the LOC122835253 gene encoding galactose-specific lectin nattectin-like, translating into MAAGLVFTLLLGLSFGLWDGADAAQMNVANCNDCRFTMTWNDGRCFQYVELEMTWAKAEEFCRLSNGNLASMRSINDYYFITNYTHDNHYGEHKGTWVGGYDSAEEGTWMWSDGSRFLFNHWGPGQPNNQDGNENCMVISAGGNYHMNDDICSKELPFICAYTIEKSFSF; encoded by the exons ATGGCTGCAGGTCTTGTCTTCACTCTGCTTCTTGGTCTGAGCTTTGGACTCTGGGATGGAGCTGAT GCGGCTCAAATGAATG TTGCAAACTGTAATGATTGCAGATTTACTATGACTTGGAACGACGGTCGATGTTTCCAGTATGTTGAATTGGAAATGACCTGGGCTAAAGCTGAG GAATTCTGCCGCTTATCGAATGGAAATCTGGCCTCAATGCGCAGTATAAATGACTACTACTTCATCACAAACTATACCCACGACAATCATTATGGTGAACACAAAGGCACCTGGGTTGGAGGTTATGATTCAGCAGAg GAAGGCACCTGGATGTGGAGTGATGGTTCCAGGTTTTTGTTTAATCACTGGGGTCCTGGTCAGCCAAACAATCAAGATGGAAACGAAAACTGCATGGTGATCAGCGCTGGTG GAAACTACCATATGAATGATGATATCTGTTCCAAGGAGCTTCCCTTCATCTGTGCCTATACCATCGAAaaatctttttccttttaa
- the LOC122835788 gene encoding galactose-specific lectin nattectin-like, with protein MAAGLVFTLLLGLSFGLWDGADAGCNLRVDICEGCEKDWTWYDGRCYLYEKTVKNWTTAENFCLSLGANLASFHSVAEYNFIRNLIYKATGKHTQTWVGAFDSIEEGYWLWSDGSKFVFNSWGANEPNNFGGNEHCMDINLHGQDTVNDYGCYEKLPFVCARPL; from the exons ATGGCTGCAGGTCTTGTCTTCACTCTGCTTCTTGGTCTGAGCTTTGGACTCTGGGATGGAGCTGAT GCCGGATGTAACCTAAGAG TTGACATATGTGAAGGGTGTGAAAAGGATTGGACTTGGTATGACGGTCGATGTTACCTTTATGAGAAAACTGTAAAGAACTGGACTACAGCAGAG AACTTCTGCCTCTCATTGGGTGCAAATCTGGCCTCATTCCACAGTGTAGCGGAGTACAACTTCATCAGAAACCTTATTTACAAAGcaactggaaaacacacacaaacctggGTTGGTGCTTTTGATTCAATAGAg GAAGGCTACTGGTTGTGGAGTGATGGTTCCAAGTTTGTGTTTAATTCCTGGGGCGCGAATGAGCCAAACAACTTTGGTGGAAACGAACACTGCATGGACATCAACTTACATG GACAGGATACAGTGAATGATTATGGCTGTTATGAGAAGCTTCCCTTCGTCTGTGCCAGACCCCTGTAA
- the LOC122835720 gene encoding galactose-specific lectin nattectin-like, translating to MAAGLVFTLLLGLSFGLWDGADAGCQVRANTPLDCPAGWTWYKGRCFVFVKDKRRWIIAENTCLAFDGNLASFHNIDEYNFIRQLIYNTAKQHTPTWVGGHDSTQEGTWMWSDGSKFVFHNWGTNEPNNIRGMEHCMVINLEGQNQTADVACGEKLPYVCARPL from the exons ATGGCTGCAGGTCTTGTCTTCACTCTGCTTCTTGGTCTGAGCTTTGGACTCTGGGATGGAGCTGAT GCCGGATGTCAAGTGAGAG CTAACACACCACTTGACTGCCCTGCAGGCTGGACTTGGTACAAAGGTCGCTGTTTCgtgtttgtgaaagataaaagGAGATGGATAATAGCAGAG AACACCTGCCTTGCATTTGATGGAAATCTGGCCTCATTCCACAATATAGATGAGTACAACTTCATCAGACAACTTATCTACAATACAGCTAAACAACACACACCAACTTGGGTTGGAGGTCATGATTCAACACAG GAAGGCACCTGGATGTGGAGTGATGGTTCCAAGTTTGTGTTTCATAACTGGGGCACGAATGAGCCAAACAATATCCGTGGAATGGAACACTGTATGGTGATCAACTTAGAAG GACAAAATCAAACAGCAGATGTAGCCTGTGGCGAGAAGCTTCCCTACGTCTGTGCCAGACCCCTGTAA